Below is a genomic region from Patescibacteria group bacterium.
AAGAATTACGACAGTATGGCGACCAAGGCCTCCTAATCCATGCATTAGAAGAAGGACAATATATCGTTATAGAACAATAGAGAATGACCCCTTGACTTTTTCACTGTTTTTTGAGAGGATTATCGCGTGAATAAAACATGCGAACCTTTAAAAGTATACGTCATCAATACCGGGGGTACGCTTGGCATGACCGGCAGGCCTCTGCGTCCGGCGAAATCTGCCCATGAACTCCTTGAAGGACTCAATTTGCCAAAACGCGTTGAGACGTTTTTGGTCGATGTGCCGATCATGCTCGACTCCACCAATCTCATGCATCGCGACCGAGTAGCATTGGGATATCATATTAGAGACGTCTACTTTGACTATGACGCGTTCGTCATTTTTCATGGGACCGATTCTTTGGCAGAAACCTGTGCATTCCTAACGATGCTATTCCGCGGTTCGCTTCAGAAGCCAATTCTTGTTATCGGAGCACAAATGGGCAAGGACGAACCCGGCAGCGAGGTGCATTCCCAGATCGAGAGTACCATGAAAGTGGCAAAGACGTTTGCACGCAAGGGCATCGTTGGAGTATTCAATGTCTGTATTGACGATGTGTTGGATGGTTCGCGTGTGCGTAAGCGCAATGAGTCGGACAAGAACGCATTCTACACACCCGGGCGCCAGATTGTCGCAAAAGCATGGCCCCATGTGAGTATTATGGCGCCACTTCGTCGTTATGATGCCGTTGCGGAACTCAATGGTCTTCAGCTTTTTCCAGGCTTCGAACAGCATGTGTGCACCTTGGGAGTGTCGGCTGATGCACCACCCCATGTATTAATGGATTTGGTACGCGCCGGACGGCTCAAGGGAATCATTCTTGAGGGTAAGGGTGCAGGCAATATCCCAGATCGTGTCTGGAGCCCCCAAGAACTCAATGATACCGAAAGCTATTCATGGATTGATGCAATTGCAGCTGCAACGAGGGCAGGAATGCATGTCGGAATTATCTCACCCTTCGATGATGGCCGTGTCATTCTGACGCGCTACGAACTTGGCATGAAAGCTAAGGAGTCTGGCGCTCTGAGCTTGGAAAGTCTCACGCCTGCCATGGGTGATGTCAAATTTCGCATGGCGATTGCCGCCTATCCCAATCAGCCGGATGACATTCAGTCATTTCTTTCGACCAACTTTCTTCGTGAGCTACTCGAAAGCCAAGAAGATGATGACGAGGATGAGTAATTCAAGCACAAACCGCAATTTTTGCGGTTTTTTTTAATTTAAACACTAAATAGTGTCAGTCTTGACCATTTCATCAGAATGTGGCATGCTTGCCATTGAGTACATTGACATGAGTGATCAAAAAGTAGAGATGATTCCGTATGCTATCGCATCAGAAATGCAAGCGCGATATATCGGTGAAATCCGAGATTTAAGGGGAAATCTGCAGTACTCTGAACGGCGTAAAGACCAGCTCTACAACGAACTGCGTTTGGAAGGAAAAAAGGCCGGCGATAGTAAGTCGTGGCTAGGATTGAGTCTTTTGATTAACACAATACTTTGTTTCGGTATTGCCATTTTTGCCGGTAGTGTTGGACTCCCAATGATTGCACGCATTGGATTTGGTGTGATTTTCTCAGTCATGGGATGTATGGCTTTGAGCTGCATGCTCAAAAATATCGGTTCAAGGTAATAGTGCCATGACAGCTAAGACATCCCATAAAGACCTTTCGGAACTTCTTGAAGCTGATTTGCCGACTATCGTGGCTAACGCCGCCGCATCTGAAATTGATCATGATGAAAGACGACTTAATGTTCTTCTTGGATTTTTGCGGCACCGCGTTTTGAAGCTGATGCGTAGCAGAGAAGAATTCATACCGGAGTTGAAAGAATATGCGGCAACCCTGGACCGCATGAAAGAGGGCTCATTGCTTCCGAGTTATCCGTGGTTCATACAGTCTACAAACGAACTTCTTGAATTACTCATGGCATCAGAAGAATATGTCGATGTGCCGATGGCGATAAAGCGTCACCTGCCGTTGTCATGGAAAGTGTTGAGGCGACTTCATCAGATGAAAGGAACTTCCCTGATGAAAGATTACACATATATCCCCCATGAACCGAAAGAGTACAGAAAGTGTTTGTCAGCACTTATTGATGCCGGACTAGTCGCAGTCCATGATTACTCCTATCGACTTGATCGAACATTCGAGTTTGTTCGGTGTAATCCGTGCTATACCGTTGACTATGTTCGAGGAAAGGGTCACGTTCCGGTATGCCGCAATTGTGGGTGCGACATGAGGATATTCAAAGGAGAAGAGTTAGAGGATGCTTGCAATCTCACACTCCTTTTGCTCACCGAAAGCGGCGAGGAACTGATGCAAAAAGTCGAAGACGGAGAGTGTGTCTTCTAGACGTCCCCGTACTACCCACCGGTATTCCGGCGGGTCTTTTTATTTACATTATTTTTTAAAAGGATAAGATAGGGAGGTTAGGCTTATTCGCTAAACAAATCGTTTATGACCATACGCGGTATCGACTATATTTACTATGAGGTGTCTGACGTTGCAAAAAGCAAGGAATTTTATCGTGATGTACTTGGCATGAAGATTGGTAAGGAATCAGAGGGAGGAGAGTGGGTTGAGTTTGATCTTGGCAACCTAACGCTTGGGATTGGATCTTACAGCCAGGGAGGCGCTGGCGGCACAATGGCTGCCCTAGCTATTGAGGATGTGGGGGCTGCCTGTGAAGAGCTCAAAGCAAAGGGCGTCCCTATTACCATGGGCCCGGAAGAATTTCCCGTATGCAGTATGGCAGTTATCACTGATCCTGACGGAAACAAACTTATGCTTCACGCTCGCAAAGATGGAAGCGTTGGCTAGGAGCTATGGACATCAATGCATTTTCAGAACAACTCAAAGCATTCAACGCCGAGCTTGATTGGGATCAATTTCATAATCCCAAGGATTTGATATTGGCGCTCATGAGTGAAGTGGGGGAATTGGCTGAATGTTTTCGCTGGCTTTCCAACGAAGAGATCGCACATATTATCGCCGATCCTGAAAAAAAGAGAAAAATCGCCGAAGAGTTGGCAGATATCATGATGTATCTCACTGTCATTTCCTATAAAATGGATATAGATTTCTCACAAGCGATCGAAGAAAAATTTGAGAAAAACAAAAAACGCTTTACCCTTGAAACAAGCAAGGGAGTCCATACGAATCCACTAGAAGGATATAAGGCAAAGGTGCAAGAGAATCAATGATGAACGTATGAACACATTAAGAAATACTACACTTGTTTTTTTGGTAAAGAAAACGGAAAGCGTGATTAGTGATATATGTTTGGCAATGAAGAAGCGGGGATTTGGCATGAATAGATGGAATGGGGTCGGCGGAAAAGTGAACAGCCAAGAAACAATAGAAGAGGCGGCGCGAAGAGAGGCGCAAGAAGAAATAGGTGTTATCATAAAGGATTTGAATAAAGTTGCCGAACTGGCATTCTACTTTCCCCATAATTCAGCATGGGATCAAATGGTGCATGTGTATTTTACGGTAAACTGGGATGGTGATCCGAAAGAAAGCGAGGAAATGAATCCAAAATGGTTTTCGCCAAAAGAACTTCCTTTCCAAGAAATGTGGCCCGACGATATTTTTTGGCTACCCCAGGCACTAAGCGGCAAACTGCAAAAAGCCCAATTTACGTTTGGTCAAAACGATGTTATCAAAGCCCAAGAGATAACTATTGTTGATACGTTATAACTATGGTATCGCCACATCTCATACGTAAGGTATTCAGTGCAAGCTATATTCAGCGCTGGAATGATAAGCTGCGCCCCATTGATTTTGTCGAGCTCGACAAACATGCCCTCAAAATGATTATCGCCTATATCATAGGATCGTTTGAGCAGGGCAAAGAAGGATTTTCATGGAAAGAAATTATCGAAGGGTGTTTTTTTGAATTGCTGCAAAAAATCGTGCTGACGGATATTAAGTCGCCGGTATTTTATATGATTAAGGAACACAAAGAGAAATATCGACAGCTCAATGAATTTGTGTACAACGAAATAGAGCCCACGATTGCTCCTCTGGGACCGGAGCTCTGCGATCGTTTCAGGGTATTTTTTGAACAAACGGATAATACCATTAACAAGCGCATCCTCACGGCTTCAAGTACGTATGCATCGCTGTGGGAGTTCGCCATCATCCGTCACAGCGATCCCCATGGATATGACAATGCAGAGATCGAAAACACCATCATGCGAAAACTTCAAACATACGATGATTTGGCAGGGATGCAGCAGTTGACGACTCATCATGACTACCAGCATTTTATCGATCGGTGCGGCGAATTGCGCTACCAGATACGATGGGCGGGTGCGCACCGTATTCCGCATACGTCGGTCCTCAACCATTCGCTTTTTGTTGCTCTGTTTGCCTATCTGTTTTCTCTTGAAGTTGGGAGCTGTCCAAAGCGCTGCTATAATAATTTTTTTACCGGACTTTTCCATGATTTGCCGGAGGTGCTCACGCGGGACATTATTTCGCCGATCAAGCGATCGGTCGAAGGGCTCAAGGACATTCTCGGAGATTATGAAAAACAGCAAATGGAAAAAATAATTTTTCCGCTTTTGCCCGCACACTGTGTGGAAGAAATGCATATGTTTACTGAACGAGAGAAAGAAGGAGTCATTACGCTCAATGGGTCCTATCAGTGGGTTTGTCCGGATGAGATCAATGCGCAGTATAATGAGGATCATTTTAATCCTCGTGATGGAGCCTTTATTAAGCTTGCCGATGAGCTTGCAGCATATGTGGAAAGTTCAGAAGCCCTTCGTAATGGCTGCACAAATGAACGGTTCACCAATGCCATGCAGAAGGTAAAGGAATACTACGATGCTGCCGGTGTGGTTGGGGGAATCAATACCAAAGAGCTATTCAAAGATTTATGATCATGGGGTACTTGCTTCGCCTGCCGGGTTGCGCTATAGTAGGGGCATTATTTCTAACATTCTCTTATGGCACAGGTAATAATATATAGCACACCGACATGTGGCTATTGCCGGATGGCAAAGACCTACTTTCAAGAACATAAGGTCGAATACGTCGAGAAAGATGTTTCTATTGATATGGAGGCACGGGAAAAAATGGTTGCAGATTCCGGACAGATGGGCGTTCCGGTAATCGATATCGATGGTACAATCGTGGTGGGTTTCGATAAGGGGCGTCTTGCGACATTGCTTGGAATACAATCATAATCCATAAAAAGCATATATGAACGATACACAAACATGTTCTTCGGGGCAGTGCGATTCTTCAGATGAGAAAACATGCTGCGGCGCCGGATGTTCGTCTGGCACGGCTTGCTGTGATGGTGGAAAATGTGAAGAAGGGACATGCCCCTGTGGTACAAGCGGGCAAGAAGAATCAAGTTGCAAGCCACATGAGCATGAAATGCCAATAAAAACAGAGTAAGTATGGCATATGATCTTGCGATTATCGGTACAGGTGCGGCGGGGCTTGCCGCTGCGCTCTACGCAGGGCGTTATAAAATGAAGACAATTGTGTTTGGCAGCGACTTTGGCGGGTATACCAGTATAGCCGGGTGTATAGAAAATTATCCGGGAGTCCCTAATATCGACGGGTTTGACCTTATGGTCAACATGAAGAGCCAGGCCGTTGCGGTTGGTGCTGAGGTGATTGATGAAAAGATCGAAACAGTTACGCAACAAGAAGGGGGTTTTCATCTTACAACAGCACAAGGAAAGACGTATGACGTCAAAACCCTTATCATTGCAACAGGCACAGAACATAAACACCTGGGACTACCCAACGAGCATGAACTCACATCGAAAGGCGTGCATTATTGTGCCGTGTGCGATGCTCCGATGTATCGGGATAAAACCATAGC
It encodes:
- a CDS encoding asparaginase domain-containing protein — translated: MNKTCEPLKVYVINTGGTLGMTGRPLRPAKSAHELLEGLNLPKRVETFLVDVPIMLDSTNLMHRDRVALGYHIRDVYFDYDAFVIFHGTDSLAETCAFLTMLFRGSLQKPILVIGAQMGKDEPGSEVHSQIESTMKVAKTFARKGIVGVFNVCIDDVLDGSRVRKRNESDKNAFYTPGRQIVAKAWPHVSIMAPLRRYDAVAELNGLQLFPGFEQHVCTLGVSADAPPHVLMDLVRAGRLKGIILEGKGAGNIPDRVWSPQELNDTESYSWIDAIAAATRAGMHVGIISPFDDGRVILTRYELGMKAKESGALSLESLTPAMGDVKFRMAIAAYPNQPDDIQSFLSTNFLRELLESQEDDDEDE
- a CDS encoding VOC family protein; its protein translation is MTIRGIDYIYYEVSDVAKSKEFYRDVLGMKIGKESEGGEWVEFDLGNLTLGIGSYSQGGAGGTMAALAIEDVGAACEELKAKGVPITMGPEEFPVCSMAVITDPDGNKLMLHARKDGSVG
- a CDS encoding nucleotide pyrophosphohydrolase, giving the protein MDINAFSEQLKAFNAELDWDQFHNPKDLILALMSEVGELAECFRWLSNEEIAHIIADPEKKRKIAEELADIMMYLTVISYKMDIDFSQAIEEKFEKNKKRFTLETSKGVHTNPLEGYKAKVQENQ
- a CDS encoding 8-oxo-dGTP diphosphatase, which produces MNTLRNTTLVFLVKKTESVISDICLAMKKRGFGMNRWNGVGGKVNSQETIEEAARREAQEEIGVIIKDLNKVAELAFYFPHNSAWDQMVHVYFTVNWDGDPKESEEMNPKWFSPKELPFQEMWPDDIFWLPQALSGKLQKAQFTFGQNDVIKAQEITIVDTL
- a CDS encoding YfbR-like 5'-deoxynucleotidase, which translates into the protein MVSPHLIRKVFSASYIQRWNDKLRPIDFVELDKHALKMIIAYIIGSFEQGKEGFSWKEIIEGCFFELLQKIVLTDIKSPVFYMIKEHKEKYRQLNEFVYNEIEPTIAPLGPELCDRFRVFFEQTDNTINKRILTASSTYASLWEFAIIRHSDPHGYDNAEIENTIMRKLQTYDDLAGMQQLTTHHDYQHFIDRCGELRYQIRWAGAHRIPHTSVLNHSLFVALFAYLFSLEVGSCPKRCYNNFFTGLFHDLPEVLTRDIISPIKRSVEGLKDILGDYEKQQMEKIIFPLLPAHCVEEMHMFTEREKEGVITLNGSYQWVCPDEINAQYNEDHFNPRDGAFIKLADELAAYVESSEALRNGCTNERFTNAMQKVKEYYDAAGVVGGINTKELFKDL
- a CDS encoding glutaredoxin domain-containing protein — protein: MAQVIIYSTPTCGYCRMAKTYFQEHKVEYVEKDVSIDMEAREKMVADSGQMGVPVIDIDGTIVVGFDKGRLATLLGIQS